In Phacochoerus africanus isolate WHEZ1 chromosome 2, ROS_Pafr_v1, whole genome shotgun sequence, one DNA window encodes the following:
- the CD72 gene encoding B-cell differentiation antigen CD72 isoform X2, with protein MAEAITYADLRFVKAPLKKSVSSRLGQDPEADEDGELTYENVQVPPGPGGPLILAPSGLGNNTGAQTEQPTAAWSSATSPAARRILPRCARYFLLGLLLTCLLLGVAAICLGMRYLQVSRQLQQMSRVLEATNSTLRQQLRLKITQLGQREEDLQGSRKELAQSKETLQMEQKICQTTREELQACQLDRETTDEALKNKEVQRINLERRLRSMQDTLKPFFTCSSPDTCCPVGWILNERSCFYISVDERSWEESQSHCKSLSSNLAKMTDILYSYGHYLRYYYPGTKVLTHRNSLESYWIGLRYQNNFWKWTDGTRYTTFFVRGPGCVKVESKTHHMEKEDCHASLPSLCEMAAFKHPDEDYSGL; from the exons ATGGCTGAGGCCATCACCTACGCAGACCTGCGGTTTGTGAAGGCTCCCCTGAAGAAGAGCGTCTCCAGCCGGCTAGGACAGG acCCAGAGGCTGATGAAGACGGAGAACTCACCTATGAGAATGTTCAAGTGCCCCCAGGCCCAGGGGGGCCCTTGATCTTGGCTCCTTCTGGATTAGGGAACAACACAG GGGCGCAGACTGAGCAGCCAACGGCCGCCTGGAGCTCCGCGACGTCACCAGCTGCCAGGCGGATTCTCCCGC GCTGCGCGCGGTACTTCCTTCTGGGCCTGCTCCTCACCTGCCTGCTGTTAGGGGTGGCCGCCATCTGCCTGGGAATGCGCT ATCTGCAGGTGTCTCGGCAGCTCCAGCAGATGAGCAGGGTTCTGGAAGCCACTAACAGCACCCTGAGGCAGCAGCTGCGCCTAAAGATAACCCagctggggcagagggaagaagATTTGCAGGGGTCCAGGAAGGAGCTGGCCCAAAGTAAGGAAACACTACAAATGGAACAGAAGATTTGCCAGACTACCAGAGAGGAGTTGCAGGCCTGCCAGTTGGACAGGGAGACGACAGATGAAGCCTTGAAAAACAAGGAGGTACAGAGGATAAACTTGGAGCGGAGGCTGAGAAGTATGCAGGACACACTGAAGCCCTTCTTTACATGCTCCTCACCAG atACCTGCTGTCCTGTGGGATGGATACTGAACGAGAGGAGTTGCTTTTACATCTCAGTTGATGAGAGAAGTTGGGAGGAGAGCCAGAGCCATTGTAAATCTCTGTCCTCTAACCTGGCCAAAATGACTGACATTCTTTATTCATATGGA CATTATCTTCGTTATTATTATCCCGGAACTAAAGTGTTGACACACAGGAATTCACTTGAATCATACTGGATTGGCCTCAGATATCAAAATAACTTCTGGAAGTGGACTGATGGTACCAGATACACTAC GTTTTTTGTTCGAGGCCCAGGATGTGTCAAGGTGGAAAGCAAGACACATCATATGGAGAAAGAGGACTGTCatgcttctcttccctccctttgtGAGATGGCAGCTTTCAAGCATCCAGATGAGGACTACTCTGG CCTGTAG
- the CD72 gene encoding B-cell differentiation antigen CD72 isoform X1, which translates to MAEAITYADLRFVKAPLKKSVSSRLGQDPEADEDGELTYENVQVPPGPGGPLILAPSGLGNNTGAQTEQPTAAWSSATSPAARRILPRCARYFLLGLLLTCLLLGVAAICLGMRYLQVSRQLQQMSRVLEATNSTLRQQLRLKITQLGQREEDLQGSRKELAQSKETLQMEQKICQTTREELQACQLDRETTDEALKNKEVQRINLERRLRSMQDTLKPFFTCSSPDTCCPVGWILNERSCFYISVDERSWEESQSHCKSLSSNLAKMTDILYSYGHYLRYYYPGTKVLTHRNSLESYWIGLRYQNNFWKWTDGTRYTTFFVRGPGCVKVESKTHHMEKEDCHASLPSLCEMAAFKHPDEDYSGY; encoded by the exons ATGGCTGAGGCCATCACCTACGCAGACCTGCGGTTTGTGAAGGCTCCCCTGAAGAAGAGCGTCTCCAGCCGGCTAGGACAGG acCCAGAGGCTGATGAAGACGGAGAACTCACCTATGAGAATGTTCAAGTGCCCCCAGGCCCAGGGGGGCCCTTGATCTTGGCTCCTTCTGGATTAGGGAACAACACAG GGGCGCAGACTGAGCAGCCAACGGCCGCCTGGAGCTCCGCGACGTCACCAGCTGCCAGGCGGATTCTCCCGC GCTGCGCGCGGTACTTCCTTCTGGGCCTGCTCCTCACCTGCCTGCTGTTAGGGGTGGCCGCCATCTGCCTGGGAATGCGCT ATCTGCAGGTGTCTCGGCAGCTCCAGCAGATGAGCAGGGTTCTGGAAGCCACTAACAGCACCCTGAGGCAGCAGCTGCGCCTAAAGATAACCCagctggggcagagggaagaagATTTGCAGGGGTCCAGGAAGGAGCTGGCCCAAAGTAAGGAAACACTACAAATGGAACAGAAGATTTGCCAGACTACCAGAGAGGAGTTGCAGGCCTGCCAGTTGGACAGGGAGACGACAGATGAAGCCTTGAAAAACAAGGAGGTACAGAGGATAAACTTGGAGCGGAGGCTGAGAAGTATGCAGGACACACTGAAGCCCTTCTTTACATGCTCCTCACCAG atACCTGCTGTCCTGTGGGATGGATACTGAACGAGAGGAGTTGCTTTTACATCTCAGTTGATGAGAGAAGTTGGGAGGAGAGCCAGAGCCATTGTAAATCTCTGTCCTCTAACCTGGCCAAAATGACTGACATTCTTTATTCATATGGA CATTATCTTCGTTATTATTATCCCGGAACTAAAGTGTTGACACACAGGAATTCACTTGAATCATACTGGATTGGCCTCAGATATCAAAATAACTTCTGGAAGTGGACTGATGGTACCAGATACACTAC GTTTTTTGTTCGAGGCCCAGGATGTGTCAAGGTGGAAAGCAAGACACATCATATGGAGAAAGAGGACTGTCatgcttctcttccctccctttgtGAGATGGCAGCTTTCAAGCATCCAGATGAGGACTACTCTGG ATACTGA